In [Phormidium] sp. ETS-05, the genomic window TGCCTGTGCAGTTCACAAGGGTTCTTATCCTGGAAGCGATCCTGTTGAGCTAGCATTTGAGGATCTATGTAGTCGATTTAATATATATCTTGGTAGGTTGAGGGCAGCCGGAGATATTCAGCAAGGTTTATTAATCCTTGACAAGAGTACATACGAGACAACTTTGCAGAAATTAGCCAGGGATTTTCAAACGCGGGGAACCCAGTGGGGTGCGGTGATTCGCAATATTGTTGATACACCCTTTTTCGTAGATTCCCATGCCTCAAGATTGATTCAAATAGCCGATCATGTTGCCTATTCTGTGTTCAGAAGATACAACGCAAGAGACACTCAGTATTTTGATATTTTTGCAGCCAAGTTTGATGAAGCCGATGGAATTATTCATGGTCTAGCTCATAAACAGACTGTTGAGCCAATGTGTATGTGTCCTGCCTGTTTGAGCCGTCGCATTTCTCAATCTGCCCGCATCTCTAACCCTGATAATAACCTGTAAAACTTTGGTTTAGTTCTTTCAGTTCTTAGGCTGGACATTGCCCACCCTACAGAGGCTCTATTATTGATAATGCTCATAGGCAGCCACGATGCGCTGCACTAAGGGGTGACGGACAACATCGGCTTGGGAAAGGTGACAGAAGGCGATACCTTCCACATGCTGTAAAATTTTCTGGGCGACGGCTAAACCGGAGTCGGTATGGGACGGTAAGTCGGTTTGGGTGATATCCCCTGTCACTACCATGCGAGAACGGAAACCAATCCGAGTTAACACCATTTTCATCTGAGCGGCGGTGGTGTTTTGGGCTTCATCAAGGATGATAAAAGAATTGTTGAGGGTGCGACCCCGCATATAGGCGAGGGGAGCGACTTCTATCACCCCGCGTTCCATCAGATTAGGGATTTTTTCTGGGTCGATGAGTTCGTAGAGAGCATCGTAAAGGGGCCGCAGGTAGGGATTGATTTTTTGCTGTAAGTCGCCGGGGAGGAAGCCGAGTTTTTCCCCTGCTTCCACGGCGGGACGGGTGAGGATGAGCCGATCGTACTCATTCCCCAACAAAGCCGTAGCTGCCACCAGGACCGCCAGAAAAGTTTTACCGGTCCCTGCCGGACCGATGCAAAAAGTCAGGTCGTGACTGCGGATAGCTTGAATATACTGCCGCTGACGGAAAGTTTTGGCGCGAATTTCCTCGCCGCGACGGGTTCTGGCGATAATATCCCGGTGCATTTCCGCCAATTCCTCTTGGCGGTCGGTGTCGAGAGCGTGACGGACCGTGAGGATGTCAGCCCCAGCGATCGTTTTGCCGTATTTCCAGAAGTTTTCCAGAGAATACACCAAACGGCTGCACAACTCTACTTGCTTCGGCGTCCCCGAAATGAATAATTCCAGCCCTCGGAGTACCACATTGGCTCCGGTCTGCTTAGAGAGAGTTTTGAGATTTTCTTCCTCGTAGCCGCTCAGAGCAAGAGCGCTTTCTAGAGAAGGCAGCTCGATCGTGGATGTATCTGCCATGCCAAAAATAATCCGCCCCAGGTAAAACAGCAAAAGTAAAAAGGCAAAAGTAAAAAGATAGTGAGAATTTCTTTTACCTTTTTACTTTTGATTTAACCACGTTAGGGAGAGCGATCGCGGTTGGCACGCTTAGAAGGTGGCGGGTTGGTGGCGCCTCGTGGGCGCGGTGGCGGTTCTGATGAGCGTCCAGAGGAGTGGCGCTCTTCCCGGAAACGATCGCCCCCCGTT contains:
- a CDS encoding DUF3800 domain-containing protein, producing MYLLYLDDAGSAANSQEEYFVLAGIAVFETQTNWLSQELDRIAENIDPANPRGVEFHASEIFSRRSPPWKNMEREDAQGVIKAVLKVLARSHNNVRAFACAVHKGSYPGSDPVELAFEDLCSRFNIYLGRLRAAGDIQQGLLILDKSTYETTLQKLARDFQTRGTQWGAVIRNIVDTPFFVDSHASRLIQIADHVAYSVFRRYNARDTQYFDIFAAKFDEADGIIHGLAHKQTVEPMCMCPACLSRRISQSARISNPDNNL
- a CDS encoding PhoH family protein, which encodes MADTSTIELPSLESALALSGYEEENLKTLSKQTGANVVLRGLELFISGTPKQVELCSRLVYSLENFWKYGKTIAGADILTVRHALDTDRQEELAEMHRDIIARTRRGEEIRAKTFRQRQYIQAIRSHDLTFCIGPAGTGKTFLAVLVAATALLGNEYDRLILTRPAVEAGEKLGFLPGDLQQKINPYLRPLYDALYELIDPEKIPNLMERGVIEVAPLAYMRGRTLNNSFIILDEAQNTTAAQMKMVLTRIGFRSRMVVTGDITQTDLPSHTDSGLAVAQKILQHVEGIAFCHLSQADVVRHPLVQRIVAAYEHYQ